A portion of the Bactrocera neohumeralis isolate Rockhampton chromosome 2, APGP_CSIRO_Bneo_wtdbg2-racon-allhic-juicebox.fasta_v2, whole genome shotgun sequence genome contains these proteins:
- the LOC126767629 gene encoding adenosine deaminase 2 produces MIEIYLLVLASILQLLSYSDAGFIAYEDARKAVIQAEDLLITGGRIHLNDKEERVNDIFMRYKLDELGAGFYDSDVNAAGLHFFKAKRLVEKSKVLKFLKRMPKGATLHLHHSASVSSEWMVRNISYMPGMLRCTNIMGVSVLSFRRTPRDHGCVTQYVRVSDERFRSVSPVAYDRSFEKLINLYTPTPETDYPTIKHVWRKFQNMFSTINDVLRYLPAFRAYTWRMLEELYEDNVMYAEVRMDFKELYDYSGRIFPPERSVREVLTIVEDFRRVHPNFLGIKVIFSTHRNVERTRVFENFEMFKTLHTANPDFIIGFDLVGQEDLGKPLHNFIGELADLPKSAKYFFHAGETNWYGASTDFNLLDALLLNTTRIGHGFALMKHPVLWNAVKKRNVAIEVSPLSNQILHLVADLRNHPGSFYMSQNLPMVICNDDPGFWDTKGLSYDFYYAIMSLAPNHVGLKTLKSLVWNSIRYSVLTRREESVAFENLERLWDQFINDVLQGSVV; encoded by the exons ATGATAGAAATTTATCTGTTGGTTCTAGCAAGCATATTGCAGTTACTGAGCTACTCCGATGCTGGTTTCATAG CCTACGAGGACGCACGCAAAGCTGTTATACAAGCCGAGGACTTGCTCATCACCGGCGGCCGCATACACCTAAATGACAAGGAGGAACGAGTGAATGATATATTCATGCGATACAAGTTGGACGAGCTTGGCGCGGGCTTTTACGATTCGGATGTTAACGCAGCGGGTTTGCATTTCTTCAAGGCTAAGCGGCTTGTGGAGAAGAGCAAAGTGCTGAAGTTCCTCAAGCGTATGCCGAAGGGTGCCACCTTACATTTGCACCACTCGGCAAGTGTTTCCTCTGAATGGATGGTACGTAATATTTCCTACATGCCGGGAATGCTGCGTTGCACCAATATTATGGGCGTCAGCGTGTTAAGTTTTCGTAGGACGCCACGTGATCACGGCTGTGTGACACAGTATGTGCGTGTGAGTGACGAACGCTTTCGTTCGGTTAGTCCGGTCGCTTATGATCGCAGCTTTGAGAAGTTGATCAACTTGTATACACCGACGCCGGAAA CTGATTATCCAACGATTAAGCATGTGTGGCGTAAATTTCAGAATATGTTTAGCACGATAAACGATGTATTGCGTTATTTGCCGGCTTTTCGTGCCTACACTTGGCGTATGCTGGAGGAGTTATACGAGGATAACGTGATGTATGCGGAGGTGCGAATGGATTTCAAAGAG CTCTATGACTATAGTGGACGCATTTTCCCACCGGAGCGTTCCGTTCGTGAGGTATTGACTATCGTGGAAGACTTTCGTCGTGTACATCCGAACTTTTTGGGCATCAAGGTGATTTTTTCAACACATCGTAATGTTGAACGGACGCGTGTTTTCgagaattttgaaatgtttaaaaCCTTGCA CACAGCGAATCCCGATTTCATTATTGGTTTCGATTTAGTCGGACAGGAGGATCTTGGTAAACCTTTACACAATTTCATCGGCGAGTTGGCGGATCTGCCGAAGAGCGCGAAATACTTCTTCCATGCCGGCGAAACGA ATTGGTATGGTGcctctaccgatttcaacctTTTGGATGCGCTCTTGTTGAACACCACACGCATCGGTCACGGTTTTGCGTTGATGAAGCATCCGGTTTTGTGGAATGCCGTGAAGAAGCGCAATGTGGCCATCGAAGTAAGTCCACTCTCGAATCAGATACTGCACTTGGTGGCGGATTTGCGCAATCATCCAGGTAGCTTTTACATGTCTCAGAATCTACCAATGGTTATTTGCAATGATGATCCCGGCTTTTGGGACACCAAGGGGCTGAGCTATGATTTCTACTATGCAATTATGAGTTTGGCACCAAATCATGTGGGCTTGAAGACGCTAAAGAGTCTTGTTTGGAACTCGATTCGGTACTCAGTGCTGACAAGACGAGAAGAGAGTGTTGCCTTTGAGAACTTGGAACGTTTGTGGGATCAGTTCATTAATGATGTATTACAGGGCAGTGTTGTTTGA
- the LOC126767627 gene encoding adenosine deaminase 2-like, whose amino-acid sequence MPTWTYTLAVLFYVPLLLHSSPLCDARVATPPQEIMAPQPEVSGILYEKPLPADRLYDEPNILKYAQQREKMIEAEQLLLTGGHLQLDENELQVHQIFMRHKLMELTYGMEHPHEHAPALHFFKAKPLIEQSNVFKFIQAMPKGAILHVHRTPAVSADWMIRNLTYTPGLLKCHTARGTVVLSFRENAQKHGCRTKYYVVEEERKRTLSKNRYDRFLQSKLSLYSRLPELEFNEQNKVWRRFEDIFDTVSDTVGYEPVFRTFHWQLMEEMYEDNIMYAELRMKFKPLYGANGTIVANEYEAAELLMALVEEFKQSHLGFYGLKVIYVAHRGSDQIQIFKAFQTFKDFHERYPDFIIGFDLIGQEDQGKSLQAFVSILQDLPKSAKYFFHAGETNWLGTSVDLNLVDAILLNTTRIGHGYSLMKHPLLSKAVKERDIALEVSPLSNQVLNLVWDLRNHPGGYFMSDNIPIVITNDDPGFWDAKGLSYDFYYAIMSFAPSNAGLKTLKSLVWNSIKYSAMGDAEKEAAYAQLQYDWNVFLDRVIRGEVV is encoded by the exons ATGCCTACCTGGACATATACGTTAGCTGTTCTATTTTATGTACCGCTGCTGTTACATAGTTCTCCACTTTGCG atgCCCGTGTTGCAACTCCGCCACAAGAGATAATGGCGCCACAGCCTGAGGTGAGTggcattttgtatgaaaagccACTGCCGGCCGATCGGCTATACGACGAGCCGAACATATTAA AATATGCACAGCAGCGTGAAAAAATGATCGAGGCGGAGCAATTACTACTTACCGGTGGGCATTTGCAACTCGATGAAAATGAGTTACAAGTGCATCAGATTTTCATGCGTCACAAATTGATGGAGCTCACCTATGGCATGGAACATCCGCATGAGCATGCGCCGGCGCTGCATTTCTTCAAAGCGAAACCACTCATCGAACAGAGTAACGTGTTCAAGTTCATACAGGCCATGCCGAAAGGCGCTATTTTGCATGTACATCGCACACCGGCGGTATCTGCCGATTGGATGATTAGGAACCTGACTTACACGCCCGGACTCTTGAAATGTCACACGGCGCGCGGCACTGTGGTGCTCAGTTTTCGTGAGAATGCACAGAAGCATGGTTGTCGTACGAAATATTACGTGGTGGAGGAGGAGCGTAAGCGTACATTGTCGAAAAATCGCTACGATCGATTTTTGCAGTCCAAGTTGAGCTTATATTCACGACTGCCGGAAC TTGAGTTCAACGAACAGAACAAGGTGTGGCGACGTTTCGAAGACATATTCGACACGGTGAGTGATACGGTTGGGTACGAACCCGTTTTCCGCACCTTCCACTGGCAGCTGATGGAGGAAATGTACGAGGATAACATAATGTACGCAGAGTTGCGTATGAAATTTAAGCCA CTGTATGGCGCCAACGGCACAATAGTAGCAAACGAGTATGAAGCAGCCGAGTTGCTTATGGCTCTAGTGGAAGAATTTAAACAATCACATCTTGGTTTCTACGGTTTGAAAGTTATTTATGTGGCGCATCGCGGTTCAGACcaaattcaaatattcaaagCCTTCCAAACATTCAAAGACTTTCA TGAACGCTATCCTGATTTCATTATTGGTTTCGATCTGATTGGCCAGGAGGACCAGGGCAAGTCATTGCAGGCATTTGTGTCTATTTTACAGGATCTACCGAAAAGCGCAAAGTATTTCTTTCATGCGGGCGAAACAA ATTGGTTAGGCACATCGGTGGATTTGAATTTGGTTGATGCCATACTACTCAACACCACACGCATCGGCCATGGTTACTCACTTATGAAACACCCTTTACTCAGTAAGGCTGTTAAAGAGCGTGATATTGCGCTGGAAGTAAGTCCGCTGTCCAATCAGGTTTTGAACTTAGTTTGGGACTTACGCAATCATCCCGGTGGCTACTTTATGTCCGATAATATACCAATAGTGATTACGAATGATGATCCTGGCTTTTGGGATGCCAAAGGTTTGAGCTATGACTTCTACTATGCGATTATGAGTTTCGCGCCGAGCAATGCTGGCTTGAAGACACTGAAGAGTTTGGTATGGAACTCGATAAAATATTCAGCGATGGGTGATGCAGAGAAAGAGGCTGCGTATGCGCAGTTGCAATATGATTGGAATGTATTTTTGGATCGTGTTATACGTGGTGAAGTTGTTTGA
- the LOC126767633 gene encoding uncharacterized protein LOC126767633 has translation MKPLKILFVCIGNTCRSPMAESVMKHWLEEYDLNWTVDSAGLRTWNVGRKPNERCIKVLEENGLTTDHIGRQISTMDFYNYDYILAMDEHNLHELQTLAKDPSQERCAKIELLGKYIDRPEDQIIRDPYFCNSMGGFRCAFLQITESCQNFIAAHMYTD, from the exons ATGAAACCTCTAAAAATCCTATTTGTTTGTATTG GTAATACTTGTCGCTCACCAATGGCAGAAAGCGTAATGAAGCACTGGTTGGAGGAATATGATCTCAACTGGACGGTGGACAGTGCTGGCTTGAGAACGTGGAATGTTGGACGTAAGCCGAATGAACGCTGTATTAAAGTACTAGAGGAGAATGGTTTAACAACAGATCATATCGGTAGACAA ATTTCAACAATGGACTTTTACAATTATGACTACATACTTGCCATGGATGAACATAATTTGCACGAGCTACAAACACTTGCCAAAGACCCAAGTCAAGAAAGATGTGCAAAAATCGAACTTCTCGGAAAGTATATTGATCGACCGGAAGACCAAATCATACGTGATCCATATTTT TGCAACTCAATGGGTGGATTCCGTTGCGCGTTTTTACAAATAACTGAAAGCTGTCAAAATTTCATAGCCGCACACATGTATACCGATTAG
- the LOC126767634 gene encoding low molecular weight phosphotyrosine protein phosphatase 1-like, which yields MVKKILMICLGNICRSPIAEGVMIETIENAGVSADWKVDSAAIGGWHVGNSPDHRALKIMQNHNINYKNKARQIKKDDFLQFDYIFGMDEENMCDLRRLAPTNAKAKLLLLGDFGLQKSDRIIEDPYYQRGDAGFEKAYQQCVVACAAFLKEATAGKV from the exons ATGGTTAAGAAAATTCTTATGATCTGCTTAG gtaATATTTGCCGATCGCCTATTGCCGAGGGTGTTATGATTGAAACAATCGAGAATGCCGGTGTCTCTGCAGATTGGAAAGTTGATTCAGCAGCCATAGGTGGTTGGCATGTTGGCAATTCTCCTGACCATCGTGCATTAAAGATAATGCAAAATCATAATATAAACTATAAGAATAAAGCACGCCAAATTAAAAAGGATGATTTTCTACAATTTGACTACATTTTCGGAATGGATGAAGAGAATATGTGCGACCTGCGCAGGCTGGCACCAACGAATGCGAAggcaaaattattattgttgggAGATTTTGGTTTGCAGAAAAGCGATCGTATTATCGAGGATCCTTACTAT CAAAGAGGTGATGCTGGCTTTGAGAAGGCTTATCAGCAGTGTGTTGTTGCTTGTGCTGCGTTTTTGAAAGAAGCTACTGCGGGAAAGGTTTGA